The genomic interval GCGCTCGCTGTTGGGGCCTTCCATCACGGCTAGGCCAACGCTCCACAGGGAAGGGCTTTGATGCAGGTAGGCCGGATCGTCGGTTTGAGGCCAGAGAGGGCGTTGGGTGGGCGTCGGAAGGGGCTGAGCGGGGTCGAGCCAGGTGGCCAGGCTCCACGAATGCCAGCCGTGGCGGTAGAAGCGCACCAGCGGGAAAGGCAGCCGCAGGCGTACCTCGGCGGCCTGGCCGACGAGCAGGTCGTCTTCCGTGGGCGTACAGGAGATGCTGGTTTTCAGGGGGAGGCCCTGGAGCGTCACAGTAGGCATGGCGAATGTCTTCTCCTCCGTGGTTGGGCATCAGACTGTGGCGCTGTACGTCTGGCTGGCGCGGCGGGCCATTTCATCGCGCAGGCGTTTGACATCGCGCTGCACGGTCCACAGCATACCGGTGAAGATAACGGCGCAAAGGAGCCAGGCGCCAATGGAGACCGACAGAATAGCGGCACCCATGGAAGTGTGGTCAGCCACCCAACCGGCCAGAGCCGGGGCCACGGCGGCCCCCGAATTCTCGATGAAATACTCGATAGCCTGGGCCGTGCTGCGCACTTCGGGAGGATTGATGTCCTGTATCGTGGCAACCACATTGGCACTGGGCAGGGGGATGAAAATGGCACCGATGAAAAGCAGCGTGGCAAAAAGCCTGCCCTGCCCAATGGGGGTGTTGAGGGCCAGGGCGAGGAAGAGCATGCCGAAAAGCACGCCGGTAATGGCGACCAGGATGCGGCCTCGCGAGGTGCGGACGAAAAGACGGTCCCCTAACCAGCCGCCCAGAAAGTATCCTAAGGCCATGAAGAGCAGCACGGGCAGCATGGTTTGCAGTACCTGGCCCGAATTGTAGCCGCGCTCTTTGGCCAGGTAGTCGAAGAAGAAATAGGTCAGCACATTCCAGGGGAAGACGCCGAAGAATCCCTGGACGAAAAGGAGGCGCATGGTGGGGCGGCGGAAAATTTCGCGGGCCTCGCGCCAGGAGAAGCGGAACAGGGGGATGTCCTCCTGACCGGCGAATTCCGGTTCGGCCTGCCCCCGGGGGGCTTCGGGAACCCAGCGATAGATGGCCAGGGCCAGCAGGATGCCCAACCCCCCGGTGATGTAGTACACGGCCCGCCAGCCGATGATGGGGGCCAGGGCCAGCGCCAGCACCATTCCAATAAGGTAGCCAAAAGGCATGGCGATTTGCAGCAGGCCGTAGATGCGCCCCCGCTGTTGGGGGGTGAAATAATCGGCGACCAGGGAATAAAGGCCGGGGTAGGAAGAGTCATCGATCCCTGTGCTGGCGCGGGTGACCAGAAAAGCGGGGTAGGTGGGGGCGACGGCGCTCAGCCAGGTGGTGCTTCCCCAGATGAGCGAGGCCAGGGCCAGCAGTTTGGCCCGGGCGTAGCGGTCGTAGAGGTATCCCCAGACGGGGTAGAGCACGGTGCCGACGACTAATGCGCCGGTGACCAGCAGGCCAAATTGGAAATTGTTCAATCCAAAGGTCTCGCTGATAGGGCCTTTGAGCGGGCCGATGAGCAGACGGTCGGCCTGGTGGAGCAGCATGAAAGCGAGAAAAATGAACACCACGCGAGACGAGGTGCGGGCAGGGCGAGGGTTCATTGCTTCTTCTCTTCGGGGTTGGGGTGGAAAAGTGGGGGCGTGGCCGGGTCGTTTTGCTCGAAGATTTCCCAGTAACCACGGTCGAGTTCGTCATCGCTCAAATGGGCGTAGCGTTGGGTGACGGTGATGTTGCGATGGCGGGCCAGTTCCTGGGCCAGTTTGAGGTTGCCGCCGGAGCCGCGCAGGACGGTGGTGACGAAGTAGTGGCGGAAGGAGTGGGGGGTGATAGTGCCCACGGCCTGAGGGCCCAGGGCTTCGCGCACCCTTTGGGCCACGATGTTGCGACCGGTGGCGGTGGTGATGGGGAGGACGCGCTTCCCGGCGCCTTTGTCGTGGCGGGCAAAGAGGGGCAGCGAGGTCAGCGGGCGGCCCGACGCGCCATCCAGAGGGGCGCGGGCCTGGAGGTAGTCTTGCAGAGCCTGCATGGCGCGGCGGGAGAAGCGTACCACATCCTGACGGTTGCCTTTGCCGATGATGAGGGCTTTGCCCTCGCGCCAGTCGAGATCGCCGCGGCGCAGGCTACAGGCCTCGTGCACGCGCAGGCCGGTGTCGGCTAAGATGAGCAAAAAGGCCCGGTCGCGCAGGTGGCGGAGGCGTTCGCGGTCGTCGTGGGCCGGGAGGGCGGGAAGAGATTGCGCATAGGCAAGGACTTGCTCGATGGCCTCACGGGGAAATTGAGGGAGGCGCTGCCCCGCTCGTCGGGCGCGTTGGCGGATGAGCATACGCACCCGGGGTAAGTTCACCGCCGTCATCCCCTCGGCGGCTAGGTATTCGTAGAAGGTGGTCGCTGCGGTGAGATACAGCCGCTCGGTGGCCGGGGAAAAATCCTTCAACGCCTGGGCAAACCAGGCCACGGCTTCTTCTTTCAGCGCGGTGATGGGGACGGTTTCCGGGTCGAGTTCGTGYGCTTTGAGCACCRYCAGGAAAAGACGCAATCCGTTGCGGTAGGTCCGCGCGGTATTGGCGCTACGGGCCAGAGCGACGGTGTCCAGATAATTCGCCACCGCYTGGGCGATGGAGGGCGRGGAGGGGGAATTCGTCATGGCTCGGGTTCGGCGAGGAGGCTTTCGGTGCCCCCCATGGGGTGGGGAACCCAAACCTGGTGCAAGGGTTGGTTTTGGGCGTCGTACACGGTGAACGAAACGCCGGGCTGCGGCTCGGAAGTCAGGCGCACCACGCCGAAGTGGGGGCGGTCCACGACAAAAAGCCGTTGCAGACGCCGCACGGGCCAGGGGGCGTGGGCGCGCCAGAGGTAGCGGGCCAGTCCGTTGATCTTTTGGGCGAAAGGCGATGCACAGAATTCCCACAATGTGAGCCGTTCGCCATCCTCGGTGCGTATTTCGGCGCGGATGGCGTGGCCAGCGTGCAGGTCGCCGGTGAGGATGAACAGCCCCGGCACCCGATGGGCGGCGATGAGGTGGAGTAGCCGCCGGCGTTCATCGGGGAACCCGTTCCAGCGGTCGCGGGCGAGGTCCGCCCAGGAGTCGGAAAGAAGGGAGATCGAAGAGACGATGAATTTGAAGGGGAAGCGGTCACGCATTGCCAGGAGCCAGTTCTCCAGGGCGCGCCATTGGGCCGGGTTGAGCAGACGGCGCTGCTCCGGGGCTTTGACGCGGTGGAAGCGTGTGTCGAGCACGAAGAAGGCGGCGTTGCCGTAGGTGAAGGTGTAGCCGAAATGCCCTTCGTCGCCCATGAGGATTTGGGGCCGCTGGATGTCGGCACCCTCAGGGGGGTGCAGCAACGGGGGCGCGTGGAGCACCTGGTGTTCCCAGTACGCCTGGAGGGCTGCCCGCACCCGTTTGCGGGAGAGGTGACGCTCTTCGCGGGGGCGTCGGTGCCACCAGCGGATGGCTTTGTCCCACCAGGGGATGTCGGCGGTGAGGCGGTCGAGGTTGGTCCAGTGCCAGTCATCGTCCACCTCGTGGTCGTCCCAAATCATGTAGGCGGGCAGGTGGGCCAGCAGGTGGCGCAGGGCCGGGCGGGACCAGTTATGCCGGTAAATGGCACGGTAGTCGTCGGCCGTCAGGGCCACCCGACCCAGGCCGTTGGCGTCCCAAGCGTCGGCGTAGATCTGATCGCCCAGCAGTAGCCAGAAGCGCAGATCCTCCTCCAGACGGCGTTGATCCAGGGCGGTGAAGATGGCGTCGTCTTCGGGCCGACGGGGCAAAAAGCAGGAGCCAAAGGCAAAGGCGATGGGCTGGTCGTCTCCCTCTTCGGGGGCGGTGCGAAAGGAGGGGTACGGCCCGCTCTGGGGGTGCGGTGGGGTTTCGTCCAGCGTCAGGGTGTAATGGTACCGGGTATCGGGTTGCAGGTCGCTCAGCGAGACCACGCCAGCGAAACCGGTGTCGGCGCTTAACAGGGTGGCCCCCACATATTGCGCATCGCTCAGGTCGGGCTCGCGCCCTATCCAGGCGTACATCATGGTTTGTTCGTCGGCGCGGCCCCAGAGTTTGGCTCCATGGGCGTGCACACCGCCGACCACAGGCCCCAGGACGAGTTCGGCCATGTTCGCATCCACCTCGTAGCATTGGCAACAAGTCAGATGGGGATATTATACAGCAGACCACCTTCAGGAGTGCGGTAAAATGGGGCGCATCCCAAAATGCGATTCGGGAGGGCTTATGGCAGGCGAATGGATTAAGGTCCAGGCCGATTGGGTGGAGGGGACGAACTTCGTGGCCACCAACGAGGCGGGAGGGCGGGTGGTCGTCGGGCAGGTGCAGGGCGAGAAAGGGATCCCGCCTATGCAGTTGCTCCTCGTCGGGCTGGCCGGGTGCACCGGCGTGGATGTGGCGCTCATCTTACAGAAAAAGCGCGCCGATTTGAGGGGGTTACGGGTGGAGGTGAAGGGCACGCGGCGCGATGAGCACCCCCGCGTGTACACGCGCATCCACATCCACTACATTCTCTGGGGCGATTTGAAGGCCAAGGATGTCGAGCAGGCTATCCAGTTGTCTGAAGAAAAGTATTGTTCGGCCAGCGCGATGTTGGGGGCGGTGACGGAAATCACCCATGATTATGAAATCCGTCCGGCCGAGGAGGCGCCTGCGTCGCAGGGCTGACCCCCTTGGTGGGCTTCATGCTGAGCGGGTTGGGCGCGGTGGATGGCCCAACCCGCTTTTTGTTCGGTGGCGATTTCGTGTAGCCAAAAAAAGCGTTGCCCTTCCCCCC from Anaerolineae bacterium carries:
- a CDS encoding tyrosine-type recombinase/integrase: MTNSPSXPSIAQAVANYLDTVALARSANTARTYRNGLRLFLXVLKAHELDPETVPITALKEEAVAWFAQALKDFSPATERLYLTAATTFYEYLAAEGMTAVNLPRVRMLIRQRARRAGQRLPQFPREAIEQVLAYAQSLPALPAHDDRERLRHLRDRAFLLILADTGLRVHEACSLRRGDLDWREGKALIIGKGNRQDVVRFSRRAMQALQDYLQARAPLDGASGRPLTSLPLFARHDKGAGKRVLPITTATGRNIVAQRVREALGPQAVGTITPHSFRHYFVTTVLRGSGGNLKLAQELARHRNITVTQRYAHLSDDELDRGYWEIFEQNDPATPPLFHPNPEEKKQ
- a CDS encoding OsmC family protein, giving the protein MAGEWIKVQADWVEGTNFVATNEAGGRVVVGQVQGEKGIPPMQLLLVGLAGCTGVDVALILQKKRADLRGLRVEVKGTRRDEHPRVYTRIHIHYILWGDLKAKDVEQAIQLSEEKYCSASAMLGAVTEITHDYEIRPAEEAPASQG
- a CDS encoding MFS transporter gives rise to the protein MNPRPARTSSRVVFIFLAFMLLHQADRLLIGPLKGPISETFGLNNFQFGLLVTGALVVGTVLYPVWGYLYDRYARAKLLALASLIWGSTTWLSAVAPTYPAFLVTRASTGIDDSSYPGLYSLVADYFTPQQRGRIYGLLQIAMPFGYLIGMVLALALAPIIGWRAVYYITGGLGILLALAIYRWVPEAPRGQAEPEFAGQEDIPLFRFSWREAREIFRRPTMRLLFVQGFFGVFPWNVLTYFFFDYLAKERGYNSGQVLQTMLPVLLFMALGYFLGGWLGDRLFVRTSRGRILVAITGVLFGMLFLALALNTPIGQGRLFATLLFIGAIFIPLPSANVVATIQDINPPEVRSTAQAIEYFIENSGAAVAPALAGWVADHTSMGAAILSVSIGAWLLCAVIFTGMLWTVQRDVKRLRDEMARRASQTYSATV